The Synechococcus sp. WH 8101 sequence ACCCTCTCGTAACTATTGCGCCAAAACACGGCCCGCTCAGGGCCATACTTTTGGTTGGGTCGGATCAATTTGGACGCATCAAGAATGGTGACCGTGTCTTGGTATCTCCCTCTGCTAGCCCGTCGATTCGCTTTGGTTATATTAAAGGAAAAGTTGTAGCAAAAGCTGACGCTCCTGCAACTTCAGCTGAGCTGCTAAAAGCGTTTGGGAGTCAGGATATCGTTCAGTCGCTTCTGCAGAGTTTTAGTAAGGAAGGTCAGGTTAATCTTCCCTACCTCGTGAACGTGCTAATCGAAGAAAAGAATCAACAGCCTATATGGACATTAGGACGACAGCCTCCTTGGGGTCTACGACCCGGCAGCCAGGCAAGTGCTCGGATTATCTCTGAGCAGGTACGCCCAATCAGCCTCCTCATTCCCTTCCTGAGGCAGATATGAGCTACTTCATTAATTGGATTCAATCATTAATTCAGCGGATCGGCCGTCAACCCCCATTCCCACTTGCCATCCAATCTGATGAGACGGAATGTGGACTTGCTTCATTGGCAATGGTGATACGAGCTCTAGGCTGTAACTGTGAATTGGAACGTTTGCGCGAACGTTACGGCTCAACTCGAGGTGGCATGACGGTAGGTGAATTATGTGATTTCGCAGCAACAATTGGACTTCGAGGAATCCCTGCTCGAGTGGCATCGGACGAGTTAACAAAAACACCCTCTATTATATTTTCTAGAAATGAGCACTTTAGTTTATTGTGGAAGATTGAAAAGACAGACGCAACTCGTTTCTATATTGCTGACCCAAGCGATGGCATTCTGTGTTTTTCAGATGATGAAATAAGAGATTACTACTCAGGCATACAGATTTCGTTCCGTCCAATTAAAAAAATCTTTAAAAATCAAAATCTTAGCTCAGCAAGTCAAATCCACTCTGTTTCCTTGTCCTCTCTTCTGATTGGCAGGACACTTATTGTTGCGATCATTTGTGTATTGGCCGTTGTTTCAGCCGTTCTTGCACTGTTGAACGCAGCAGCCCAAGATGTCTTCATGACTTACGTAGTAGAGGAAGGTGAAATTCTATGGACTAAAGGTTTGATTATTGTAACTATCAGCCTCTCCATTCTTGTTTCGTTGGCTGGGCTTATGATGCAGATTGCAGTGCAGAGGCAGTTACAAAAAGTCATCCAGACATGGAACATAGATCTATTTAAATCACTATTTAATGCACCTTACTCGTTTTTTATAAATAAGACTTCAGGTTTGATCTCGTCTCGGTTTAGTCAAGTTGAGGAAGCCTTAGAAGGGTATCAGTCTGCAGTGTTGAGTGCGTTTACGGGATCGTTGAACCTTTTGGTTTTTGTAGTTGCGGTGATGCTTGTTAGCCCACCCCTTGGTCTCGTCTCTGCCCTTGGCATAGCTGGGTTCCTCTATGTAGGTCTGAAATTCTATGGTTATAATATTCAGAACAACTACATGATACGAGAAGCAGAATGTTTAGCCGCAACTGCTGAATTCAAGTTAATTAAGGGACGTGAACAAATCATACTTGAGCACTCAGAAGACGCTATCCAGAGAGAACTCGCATCGGGTTATATTTCGCTTGCGAAGGCTGATCTGTCAACATCTCGAGTTGGGGCGATCAGCGAATTCTTTCTGGGTTTTATCGACCAGTCTCTCAATGCATTACTGCTTATTGTTTCTTCAATACTGATTGTGAATGGAAATCTTACCACAGGTACATATGCGGCCATTAACGTCATCATCGGAACAGCATTGGAGCCAATAAGATCCCTCTCTCAGCTCTTAGAGACATTTCAAAACTCAAAGCTTACTTTTCAATCCGCTGCTGAACTCTTACCCGTTCTTGATGATGCTCCTTCTGATGTAGGAAGCCTGAGCGATTCTGATCCTCAAATCTCGCAGAATGCACCAGCGATACAACTTGTTGACGTTTCATTTCAATATTCAAAATACTCTAAACCCGTATTATCTAATGCCAATTTAACAATTAAGTCCAAATCAGGTCGCTCAATTGCTATTCGCCTAGATGGTAATAGTGGCTCTGGCAAAAGTACTCTTTTGAATTTACTTATGGGACTAATACATCCAACCTCTGGTCATGTACTAATCAATGGAGTTGATCTCAGAACCTTAAACCTAACTGAGCTTCGTAAATTGGTCCAGTACGTGGATCGATCTGCTTTGATAGCTTTCGGTTCTGTTGAGTCAAACGCACGTCTTGGCACTACCGCCAGTCATGACGACTATGAGGCTGTCCTAGCTGACCTTGGATTAAGCCATGAATCAGTTTTTAGCCAGCAGAATGCACGCATCCTGCAGAACGAATCTTCGATCAGTACTGGCCAAGCAGTGATGATTTCCCTCGTTCGCGCCGCCTTACTTAAACCTAAACTCTTAATGATAGACGAGTCTTTAGTAAGTATACCCGAAACTCTTCATAAACAAATAATCGAAGGATTCTTAAAACTCAATGTCAATGTAGTTATTGTTCAACATGGGGACAGTTCGTTCATAAGTGGTTTGCCAACAGTAATGATGCGAGACCTTCAGAAGGAGGGCGCCAACCAATGACAAACAAAAAACTAATACAATCAAATCAACGCTATTGGCTAACCACTACTGAGTACGTTAGATACTTGCTATCAGAGAGCAAGAGTTGTTCCTTCCTCAATACAGAACTGATCCAAGATTCATTATCAGCAATATGTGATCAAGAGAATCTTGGTCTTGAGGGGCTTCTTCAACAATTCTCAGAGTTGTTTCAGGTTAATGAAATTCCATTTAACAGTCGGCAGCTTTCTTCTCTATCTCGCCTCGCGAACGTCGCATTTCTTGTTCATGACAGAAAATTACTTCCTCTCGAATGCGCTCAAGATTCTGAGATCTCATTTGGGGCCGGTGATCAACCTCGAGTCTTCTTTTTGTCAGTGCCGCTACCTAAGCAAAAACTGACAAAGAAGCAATTTGTTAACACATTGATGGAGCGACGCTGGTCGATCATCACTGTGGCCATAGGGCTTGGCAGTCCGCCAGTCATTGGATCGGCAATCGCTGAGCTGCTCCAACAACCTCTTTTTGACAACTTTGTACCAGAAGGACGAATTTCACCCATCATTCTTGTTGGTATTGCAACGATAATCTTGCAGTTGACTGCACAGCTTTTTACATCGATGCAGACGTTAGCTCAGACCTATTTTACGCAGAACCTTGATCTTGAGACCAAGGTTGCAACAGCAAGGCGCTATTTGGACGCCAATAGCAGTACATTACCGCAGAAAGATATCGGTAGCTGGCGCCTTACCTTTAGTGTGGCAAGTGCGTTTCTAGGATCCATAAATTCACTGTTTATATCAATCCCCTTGGCAGTGATATCAATGATTGCCAACGTTCTTGTAATCGGTGCCTTTACAGATCTTTCTGCTGTATGGAACTTATTCTTGATACTTTTGATCCCTACTGCGATCAGCATTGTTATTTCATACCTCAGCTCTAATATATCGATACGTGTGATCGGCCAACAGTCTTCAGTCGAATCAACCATCTATGATACTGTTCGTCAGATAAGAGGTATTTGGTTAACGAATACAGAATCTGTCTACATTAATCGCTTTGTTCGTGCCCGAGTAGCTATGTCAAAAAGCTTGCTTAAATCGGGTAGGCTTGAGGCTATTAGTTCTGTATTAAACGGACTCTTCCAGGGGTTTTTATATGCATTTATCTTCTATCAATATTATAGAAGTTATCTTGATCCCTCAAGGTCCAATTTGTCCGTTGGTTCACTTCTTGTCATCTATTTTGCAATCGGTACATTAAGCGGTTCACTTGCCTCTGTTGCTCAAGATCTTGTTTCAATCGCTCAAAGTCTTCCTACTTACTGGATGCCAAATGCTATCAGAGATATTAATTTCTTTAGGAAACCTCGCACATCATCTTTTTTAGCGGCTCCGCAGAGCATTGTTTTATCTGATTTAACATATACAGCCAGTAACGTTGACTATCCATTTAGTCAACCGATCTCATTTGAAATAAATCTAAATCGCAGCTACGCTCTTATAGGCCCATCGGGCTCTGGCAAATCAACCCTTCTTAGCCTACTTATAGGTCATCTAAATCCACGATCGGGTTCAGTGGACTTGTACGATGATAGACAACAGATTCTACCTTATAATCTTACCGATTGTCGATTACTTGTTCTGGGACAGGAGGCTAGTGCCTGCGGAAGCTATCTCTCTGATGTGGTTGATCCATCACGCCATGTATCCATCGAGAAAATAGAAGCTGCATGCAGGGAACTTGGGTTGTCTGAGTTGCTTGATAGTCTTCCATTGCGGTGGAAAACACCAGTAAATGAATTTAGCCGTGATTTGTCTTTGGGCCAGCTGCAGAGATTTAAAATAGCAAGAGCGCTTGTCAATGACTACGATATCATTATTAGCGATGAGGCAACATGTCATCTTCCGGAGAAGCAGCATCTGGAGATCATGGCCCTACTAAACAAACGCTCTAAACTTCACATTTCTGTTTTGCATCGTTTATCAGCGTTATCACTCTTTGATTATGCGATTGAAATTGATCGATCAGGACAAATTTCAGTCAAATCCACATCAGGTATTACTCCATGAACATCATCACTTCTACTCTGCCCGTACTTGGTATCCTATTTTTGGTAGGATCGCTTGCTCGAGCGCAGGATAAAACTTCATCTTTGAATTGCCAACAAGTATCAATAAAATCCGAACTCTCGACACTTCCCCAGCTTCCTCCGCTTATCTTCTGTGGACCAAGTGATACACATTCACCTTCCCAAGAAAAATCGCTAAACCTTGATCAAACATCTTATCTGAATAACATTGTCTTGGAGAGCCCGTCAGTTTTGTCATATAAATCACAAGTTAAGTCATCCGAATACTCATTAAAATCCGCCAAGGGAAGTTGGTGGCCGAGTGTATCTATGTCGAACAGTTCCGTTTTATTTACCGATATTCTCTCTGCCCAGAACTACGGTGGTACACCTAGCACACCCTCATCACCATCAACATCCGGTACAAGCTTTAATCCCTTTAATGGGAGCAGTTTACGCGATGGTTTCCGAGGTCGATCCAGTAGTGAGCTCACTGGCTGGGCTGAATCCTATTCCAATTACACTCAGGCTTATCCAGTTATTACAATTCAGTGGAACTTTCTAGATCCCTCACGTTACCCACAAATTGCAGCAGCAAAACACCAGCTCGAACTTTCTAAATCCCAACTACTCCAGGCTACACAGGAGAAACGCCAGCAAATTTTGCAGTCATATGGCAATTTTCTTTTTACGGGCTTTCAGATTGCAGAAGTATTGAGGCTTATAGAGCTTCAAGGAAAGATCGTTGGCGAGGCAAATAACCGCGTTAAGCTAAAGCTTTTGCCACGTTTTCAGTATGACCAAGAGTTTCGAACGCTTCTCTCGTACCAGACGCAACTACAGTCATTGAGAATTCAGCAAATGAACGCGAATGTTGCTCTTAACACGCTTCTTTCACCTATAAAAGACGCAGATAATAATCAGCTTGGTGCTCTCACACCTGTATTTTCTCCCATTACACTGCACGAAATTCTTGCACCTGCTATCAAACCGTGGCCATGGGATGATCTTGAGACGGTTAAACGATCTCTAGCCCACTCAGAATCATTAAAGCAACTGATGCTTCAATCGCGTATTGCCACAGATAATGCTAATGAGCAATGGGGTGGTATTTTGCCCACCATTGGACTTCTTGGATATATGACCTACCAATATACAGCTGGTAGCCAGAACTACGCTCCCCCCACACAACCTACTGGTGCCGCGTCTTCCACGTTAAGTAACTACGCTGGTCTGTCATTCTCCTGGAATATCTTTGATGGTTATGCAACGAGAAATCAAGCAAAATCCTATGAACAATCAGCGTTATCATATAAAGCGCAATATCTTGACGCCGCAACGCAACTGAAGGCACAGACTCTTGAAACACTGAACCAACTTTCAGGTAATAATCAATTAATAGGACTCAGCCTCAAAGATTTACAAAGCGCTCGGCAGATCTCATCTGACACCGAAGAACGCTCTGCTGTAGGGCTTGCGCAGCAGTATGACGTCATCAATTCCGAGATGGAAAAGCACCAATCTCGTCTTCAGCTTATTCAAGCTCTTGCCGCTTACGTTAAAAGCTATGAGCAGCTGAAGGGGTTAGTGGGTACCGATTCGAGGCCACAAACTAACAGCACACTGACCAAGTAACTTTGCCCTTTTTATGCTAAACCTTCATACATGTACTGCCCCAGAATGATCTCTTTGGTCTTCCCCTGGTTTGGTAAACACCGATCAGTAATTCATGCAGGTGAGTGTACGAGCCACGAAGATCTGCTACTCGTATTCAACCGCTCTGAGGTATCTCAGCGTTGAGTGGCGGCGTTGAGGTTTTAATTCCGTCGAACCAATAGGCCAAAACACGCTGCAGCTGATTCCCACCGGTTTCAAAAAAGTTTTCACCCCTCTGATCAGGTCACCCGGGGGTTCAAGGACATGACCAATGCGTCGTTACAGCGAAGCCGTCAATGCTGTGAGATGAATGAATCCCCCCAGGTTCGTTGAAAGGGAGATAACGCATTCGAGAAATGCCTACAAAAGGAGGTGTTGGATGGTGCCCCACCCCGACCACAATTGAACCAGTTTTGACATGCACCATCATGGCCCACCTGTTCTGTCCGGTCGCCATCGCTGATGGCCGCAATGCCTTCGCCCTTGAAACAGCGCTGGTGGTGGCTGATGCCAGCTGCCCGCAGATCCGTGAGCTGCTGAGGGCTGCAGAAGCACCGGTGCTCTGGCTCGATGGCCAGGAGCCGCCGCTGCAGGCCGTGAGTCGCGCCCTGGTCCAGCGCCGGCTTTTAGCCAAGCCGGTGGAAACTCTGCACTGGCTGAGCCATGGCAGCCCGGGACGACTGCAGGTTGGTGCCACTGTGATAGGTAGCGCCTCCTTGGCGGCCAATGCTCACAACCTTGCCAGCTGGGGGATCAGCACCCTGGCCCTGTGGAGTTGCCAGGCCGGCGCTGATCAACGTTTCATTGCCCTGTGGGAAGAGCTCACCGGCGCCAGCGTGTGGAGCAGCAGCGGCGTGCTCGGACGCCTTGAGGACGGGAGCTCCCATTGGACTCTTGCGTCAGCCTCCGCAACAGCTCCACCTGCGCTTCCAATTCCAACTGCAAGGCAGCAGGATTGGAGCGGACGGCTGAAAGACAGTCCCCAGAAGGGCGTTGGGTACAACACCGTGGCTACCCCTAACACCTACAGCATCACCAATGCGCCAATTAACTACGTCCATGGCGTCTACGCGAGCGGCGGCACCATTTATGCGGCGACCCAGGGCTCGACGTTTGGTGGCTTGAGCATCTCCACCGACGGCGGCAGCACCTTCACCAACTACGGCATTGCCAATGGGCTGGGGAGCTCCATGGCCAATGACGTCTACGAGAGCGGCGGCTCCATTTATGTCGCGACCTACGGCGGCTTGAGCATCTCCACCGACGGCGGCGCCAGCTTCACCAACTACACCAGAGCCAATGGGCTGGGGAGCAACTTTGTCAATGACGTCTACGAGAGCGGTGGCACCATTTATGCCGCGACCGAGAAAGGTTTAAGCATCTCCACTGACGGCGGCGCCACCTTCACCAACTACACCACCGCCAATGGGCTGGGGAGCAACTTTGTCAATGGCGTCTACGAGAGCGGTGGCACCATTTATGCCGCGACCGAGGAAGGTTTAAGCATCTCCATTGACGGCGGCGCCACCTTCACCAACTACACCACCGCCAATGGGCTGGGGAGCTACAATGTCTGGGACGTCTACGCGAGCGACGGCACCATTTATGCCGCTACTGGCGAACTTCGCAACCCTAAAGCTGGCGGCCTGAGTATCTCCACTGACGGCGGCAACACATTCACCAACTACACCATCCTTAATGGGCTGGGGACCAACACTGTCGTAGGCGTCTACGAGAGTGGCGGCATTATTTATGCCGCGACCCAGAACTCTTACGATGGCGTCTCTGCAGCCGGCGGCTTGAGCATCTCCACCGACGGAGGCAGCACCTTCACAAACTACACAACAGCCAATGGGTTGGAGAGCAACACTGTCAATGCTGTCTACGCAGCCGACGGCACCATTTATGCAGGGACCGCATATAGCCTGACCGTCGCAGCCCCACTCCCGTTGCTGTCGGTCTCCGCTTCCACCAGTCAGGGGTCTCAACTACCTGCCGTCACTGTTGTCTCAACCGACAGTGTCATCACAGAACATGCGCGTGCGCAGCTCAGTGACCAGCAGGTTAACCTCAGCTCCCAGGCGATTGATTTTGGGCTTGAAATCGGTGATGAGTCACCTTCGGCCACGGCCAATATTCCGCTCACCGCTCTGCTTGGTGATCTCACCCTCATTACTGGCGATGGAAAACGTGATCCCTCTATCAATCCGATTTACTACGCAATTGATTCTCAAGGTGCTCTCTCACCCCTCTCCTACGACCCCCTGATCAATGCCGGTGCTCGCTTCTACGACACCGATGGGGATGGCATTGCCGATTTCCTCTCGCTCAAGCTGATCGATGGTGGCTTCGGGGACAAGGACGGCGTCAAAAATGGCGTCATCGATGATCCCTCCGCAATGGGCACCGTCGCCCTCGATCCGGTGATCACCGCTCTTGAGAACGGCTTTCTGCAGGTGGCTGATGCCGCCAATGCCGCACCCGCTGCCATCGCATTGGAGGCCTCTCTCACCAGCCGCGCCAATGCCGTCACGGAGATCGGTTACGTGATCCTCAACGAGGGCGAGGAGGCCTCAACCGTCAGCGACCTCACCGCCTTCCAGGAGCGCGCCAGCCTCCTGTTCTCCGCCCTGGAAAACAACGACGTGACCCTCACCGAGGCGATGACGTTCAACAGTCAGTTCCTGCTGCGCAACGGACAGAGCATCCGCTTTTTTGCCGTCACCAACGGCAGCCTGGCGGATCTCGCCAGCCTCGAGGATTCACGCTTCTCCTTCCTTGATGGCAGCGTCGATGCCACCACCGGCGCGGCCTCCTTCTCCAGCGCCAGCGGCATTGGCTTTGATCTGGAACTGCTCAACAGCGATCAGACGCTCGGTGCTCTGATCGCCCAGGAGCAACACGCCGCACCCCTGCTCGATTTCACCGCCTTTACGAACGACGAAACCATCACCGGCACGATCATTCAGGCCCGTGAAGCCGACTACGACGCCGTCACCGGTTTCTACCGCGTGCTCGACACCAGCGGCAGTGTGCGTGCCGCCGATGGGTCTCTGCTCACCCCCGGTGATGACGGCTACGCCGCCGCCGCTCTGCTGGAGGCCAATCGCATCAGCGCTTTTGACAATCTCTCCATCGCTGATGGTGAATCCTCCTCCACCGAGTTCAGCCTTCAGGACGCCTCCTACCTCGCACCGTATGCCAAGGTGAACGGCAACACCTTCTTTGCCTTCGCGGATGCCAACACTGATGGCCTCTCCCACTTCCGCTCCCTCGGCAGCAACCTCTTTGGCCTGGAAGACCAGCTCGGTGGCGGTGATCTCGATCACGACGACCACATCCTCGGCTTCTCGATCGGTGGCCTCACTGTTTGACGACAATTAGGTAGGCGGAGGACCAAAAGCGGATGTCGCTTGACAACATCGGCACTACCACGACCTACATCAAACCAGGATCACCGTGGCAGAACGGGTTTGCCGAGTCGTACAACAGCCGGTTCAGGGATGAGTTCCTGAACACTGAGCTGTTCACCAGCGTGAGCGAGGCCCAAACCTTGGCTGATCGCTGGCGCTGGGAGTACAACACCTTGAGGCCGCATTCAGCCCTCCAGGGGCGTACGCCCCTGGAGGCAGCTCAACCAGCTGCTGCATAACCACCCACTCTCATTGCGCCTGGACCAATGAAGGGGGTCACGTCATACCCTTTTCTTCTTGAGTCTGATCTGAGGTGGGAGAACCAGAATGGACAAGAAACATCTCAACTCGCCATGAGCTGGTTCAGCTGGTTTTGCGTCTTGCTTCTATGAAGATCAAACTAACTAACCTGCATCACTGATCTGATCGCAGCTATATGATTGTCTTCAGAGTTATGGCTCTGATCTGCTGATATTAGAATTCAGGATTCACGCCAACATCAGTTGGCGTGAATCCTTTGGTCTTAGCTGTTGATTTGTACGTCCTCGTCTCCAGCTGCATCCAAGTCAAGTGGCTGAATATTGCGAAGTAACGAGACAACCAGTTCCAAGATTGCAAGGTCGCGAGTCCATGAGGTCGCCTGTTGCGCATCAGAGCTCTTCAATGATTCCTCAAGGCCTGACTCATGAAGTTTTACCAGGGTGTCAACTAGAATGAGTGCCATGGCATGAGCCTCCATCGGCGACAGATTGGGGAAGCCTGAGCCCAGTGCGTCGGCTTGAGCCTTGAGACAGGCAATAAACTTATCAGACAGTTGGTCGGCTTCTGCCACATTGTCGGGTGCAGTGCCAGTGGAAAATGTCATTTTAATCAAATGTGTTCACGAAGTAACGAGTGAATCGGCATCATTGCAACTGCAAATCACGCCCGAGACACTCTTCTGCTTTTTAGCAGTGTTAGACGCTTGTAGGTACCTACATCTGTAGGTGGCTCTCGAAGCAGCAATTGCTCAGTCCGCCTCCATCACCAGACTCGATATGCTCCGCGCTTGCGATGGGTCATTCTGACAGACCTATCACGACGATCGTTCCGACCGGAATCAAACCTTCTGCAACAGTTGCCCGTTGAACTCTGATCCTGATCTCCCAGGGCAGATGCCGCCTCTGCTCCTTTTCAAATAATTCTTGTCAAGCTAGACAGCTCGATTCGTCTTCCGCTGGTGATGGATTGATTCAAACCAAATCCGGTTGATTCTAACACCGCATCGTTACCGACTATCGCTGTGGATTGAAATGTCTGGCCTGTTCGTAGACAGCAGCACGGCTCTAGATATTTCTTCACCCTTACCGCTGTGACGCTCCTCGGGAGTGACGGCCTTAATTCAGATGTGGTGGTGCCGATGGTTTTACCAATCCGCAGGTGACACGACCACTGACAGGCCTTGCTCTTGCCCATAAACAGCCGTCTGGGGTAGTCGGCACTTCGCCGATCTGATCATCGATACGGAGTAGGGGTCGTCATTCGCCACCCTCGGCCTGGGCGAGATTCAGAGCACGCCCACTCAGTTCAGGGATGAATCATTAACACTGAGCTGTTTGCCACGGTGACGGAAGCCCAGGGTTTGGCCAATCGCTGGCGCTGGGAGTAGACACCCTCGGGCCCCATCAGGCTGCTCAACAAGGAGCTACAGCATGATCACGACCATCCACTCTCATAAGCACGGGATCGGTAGAGGGGGTTACGTCACGGTTCCTATGGAATCCGTCCACCCTAACCGTGCCCGTATCAAGGATGTCCAAGGCCTCCCGGGCGTCGTCCGGTAACGTCACTCGTCGCCGTCCTCTAACCGCACGGAGCTGTACTTGCGGTACAGCCCGCGTTTCCTATCGGCCTGTATTGTTTTGGTAAGAGAATCTGTCTAAATATGCCCGTCTAAAAACGCGGTCATTTTACACTCAGTGATAGAAATCATAGTTCTATCAACGTATCTATGGCCATCTCTTCACCCGCTTCAACAGCCTCACCCTCACCCACTATGACTGCCTCGCTCTCATCAACAACTGTATCAACAATTGCAGACTCTTCATTCGCGAGATCAGCCTCTAAATCGCTCTTCAGAATATTTTCCTCAGAAGAGATGTCTCTTTTGACGTCACTTTCCGCATTCTCGCGGATATTGTCATCAGACTTATCGCCACTATCTTTTTTATCTTCCTTTTTGGTTGCCTTATTCCAGATCTTCTTGATCAGGTGTGAAGACATTTTGATTTTCATGGCGTACCCAAAGATGTTCACCTTTATCTTGTCGCTGGAAGTGTCATTGGAAGTCGATGATTGCGAATCTTTATTATTAATAACATTGTCAGGGTTACTGCTGTTTCCACCATTATGAGCCGGTGTAACCGGCTGAGTAATATCGGATGGTTTCTCTAGGTGTAAACCCCATTGATCTTGGCTAGGCTTGAGTGAATTAATAACTTCACCAACTGTTAGAGTCTGACCAGACTTGATCGCGTTGACATCCTGTTGCCAGGCAATCGCAACTCCCTTGCCCTTGCTGGCATCCTTGCTGATTCGAGGTCTCCATGTCTTTAGAAAACGCCCATTTGAAGACTCGTTTTTATACCATGTCATATCAGCCTTTGCCCATTTGGGATGTCTAATCTTAAATTTAGATGCAAACTGACGAAGAGCCCGGCGAGCATAAGATCCAGTTCGAACTACTGTAGACTTATTAATGTCTAAAGAGGCAATACGATTTAATCTTCCCAAATCACTTCGTAATTTCCGATTGTCCCAACGAACAAGATCCGCTACAGCCGTTCCAACTGATGTGGAACGAAGAGCTGCCGAGATACGCTTGTCCACCCTAATGACAGATGTATTATTAAGCACTCGACTTGCATAGTCCTCTAGTAGTATTGCTCCGAAGACTTTTTCTCCTATGTTGTAAGAGAAAAATTTAGAAATCTCTCTTCTTACGTCCCTTTTCTGATTCTTAGGTAGCGGGATCGTATTGCCGATGGGATAGACGAACAAGTTTTTGAATAGTTTTTTGCCACCACTTTTCCAGTCTGACTTAATTTCAGAAGAATACATGGTCTCAAAAAGTCGTTTTGTATGTTTAATCGACTTTTGTAATTTGATTGCATAGGGGAGGTCATTATTAATGAGCCTACGGTGTTCATGGGCGAATTCAAGTGCAGTGACCTGGTCTTTGAGTCGCTGTGCTTGTCGAGCATGCACGGCCTTGAAATACTTACGTTCCTCAACTGT is a genomic window containing:
- a CDS encoding ATP-binding cassette domain-containing protein yields the protein MSYFINWIQSLIQRIGRQPPFPLAIQSDETECGLASLAMVIRALGCNCELERLRERYGSTRGGMTVGELCDFAATIGLRGIPARVASDELTKTPSIIFSRNEHFSLLWKIEKTDATRFYIADPSDGILCFSDDEIRDYYSGIQISFRPIKKIFKNQNLSSASQIHSVSLSSLLIGRTLIVAIICVLAVVSAVLALLNAAAQDVFMTYVVEEGEILWTKGLIIVTISLSILVSLAGLMMQIAVQRQLQKVIQTWNIDLFKSLFNAPYSFFINKTSGLISSRFSQVEEALEGYQSAVLSAFTGSLNLLVFVVAVMLVSPPLGLVSALGIAGFLYVGLKFYGYNIQNNYMIREAECLAATAEFKLIKGREQIILEHSEDAIQRELASGYISLAKADLSTSRVGAISEFFLGFIDQSLNALLLIVSSILIVNGNLTTGTYAAINVIIGTALEPIRSLSQLLETFQNSKLTFQSAAELLPVLDDAPSDVGSLSDSDPQISQNAPAIQLVDVSFQYSKYSKPVLSNANLTIKSKSGRSIAIRLDGNSGSGKSTLLNLLMGLIHPTSGHVLINGVDLRTLNLTELRKLVQYVDRSALIAFGSVESNARLGTTASHDDYEAVLADLGLSHESVFSQQNARILQNESSISTGQAVMISLVRAALLKPKLLMIDESLVSIPETLHKQIIEGFLKLNVNVVIVQHGDSSFISGLPTVMMRDLQKEGANQ
- a CDS encoding ABC transporter ATP-binding protein yields the protein MTNKKLIQSNQRYWLTTTEYVRYLLSESKSCSFLNTELIQDSLSAICDQENLGLEGLLQQFSELFQVNEIPFNSRQLSSLSRLANVAFLVHDRKLLPLECAQDSEISFGAGDQPRVFFLSVPLPKQKLTKKQFVNTLMERRWSIITVAIGLGSPPVIGSAIAELLQQPLFDNFVPEGRISPIILVGIATIILQLTAQLFTSMQTLAQTYFTQNLDLETKVATARRYLDANSSTLPQKDIGSWRLTFSVASAFLGSINSLFISIPLAVISMIANVLVIGAFTDLSAVWNLFLILLIPTAISIVISYLSSNISIRVIGQQSSVESTIYDTVRQIRGIWLTNTESVYINRFVRARVAMSKSLLKSGRLEAISSVLNGLFQGFLYAFIFYQYYRSYLDPSRSNLSVGSLLVIYFAIGTLSGSLASVAQDLVSIAQSLPTYWMPNAIRDINFFRKPRTSSFLAAPQSIVLSDLTYTASNVDYPFSQPISFEINLNRSYALIGPSGSGKSTLLSLLIGHLNPRSGSVDLYDDRQQILPYNLTDCRLLVLGQEASACGSYLSDVVDPSRHVSIEKIEAACRELGLSELLDSLPLRWKTPVNEFSRDLSLGQLQRFKIARALVNDYDIIISDEATCHLPEKQHLEIMALLNKRSKLHISVLHRLSALSLFDYAIEIDRSGQISVKSTSGITP
- a CDS encoding TolC family protein — protein: MNIITSTLPVLGILFLVGSLARAQDKTSSLNCQQVSIKSELSTLPQLPPLIFCGPSDTHSPSQEKSLNLDQTSYLNNIVLESPSVLSYKSQVKSSEYSLKSAKGSWWPSVSMSNSSVLFTDILSAQNYGGTPSTPSSPSTSGTSFNPFNGSSLRDGFRGRSSSELTGWAESYSNYTQAYPVITIQWNFLDPSRYPQIAAAKHQLELSKSQLLQATQEKRQQILQSYGNFLFTGFQIAEVLRLIELQGKIVGEANNRVKLKLLPRFQYDQEFRTLLSYQTQLQSLRIQQMNANVALNTLLSPIKDADNNQLGALTPVFSPITLHEILAPAIKPWPWDDLETVKRSLAHSESLKQLMLQSRIATDNANEQWGGILPTIGLLGYMTYQYTAGSQNYAPPTQPTGAASSTLSNYAGLSFSWNIFDGYATRNQAKSYEQSALSYKAQYLDAATQLKAQTLETLNQLSGNNQLIGLSLKDLQSARQISSDTEERSAVGLAQQYDVINSEMEKHQSRLQLIQALAAYVKSYEQLKGLVGTDSRPQTNSTLTK
- a CDS encoding DUF4347 domain-containing protein; the encoded protein is MAHLFCPVAIADGRNAFALETALVVADASCPQIRELLRAAEAPVLWLDGQEPPLQAVSRALVQRRLLAKPVETLHWLSHGSPGRLQVGATVIGSASLAANAHNLASWGISTLALWSCQAGADQRFIALWEELTGASVWSSSGVLGRLEDGSSHWTLASASATAPPALPIPTARQQDWSGRLKDSPQKGVGYNTVATPNTYSITNAPINYVHGVYASGGTIYAATQGSTFGGLSISTDGGSTFTNYGIANGLGSSMANDVYESGGSIYVATYGGLSISTDGGASFTNYTRANGLGSNFVNDVYESGGTIYAATEKGLSISTDGGATFTNYTTANGLGSNFVNGVYESGGTIYAATEEGLSISIDGGATFTNYTTANGLGSYNVWDVYASDGTIYAATGELRNPKAGGLSISTDGGNTFTNYTILNGLGTNTVVGVYESGGIIYAATQNSYDGVSAAGGLSISTDGGSTFTNYTTANGLESNTVNAVYAADGTIYAGTAYSLTVAAPLPLLSVSASTSQGSQLPAVTVVSTDSVITEHARAQLSDQQVNLSSQAIDFGLEIGDESPSATANIPLTALLGDLTLITGDGKRDPSINPIYYAIDSQGALSPLSYDPLINAGARFYDTDGDGIADFLSLKLIDGGFGDKDGVKNGVIDDPSAMGTVALDPVITALENGFLQVADAANAAPAAIALEASLTSRANAVTEIGYVILNEGEEASTVSDLTAFQERASLLFSALENNDVTLTEAMTFNSQFLLRNGQSIRFFAVTNGSLADLASLEDSRFSFLDGSVDATTGAASFSSASGIGFDLELLNSDQTLGALIAQEQHAAPLLDFTAFTNDETITGTIIQAREADYDAVTGFYRVLDTSGSVRAADGSLLTPGDDGYAAAALLEANRISAFDNLSIADGESSSTEFSLQDASYLAPYAKVNGNTFFAFADANTDGLSHFRSLGSNLFGLEDQLGGGDLDHDDHILGFSIGGLTV